The Apibacter raozihei DNA segment TTTTAAATCTTCAATGATTGCAGGATCATTAATCCATGCCTGTAATTCTTTTGGAGCAATTAGAAGAGTCATAGCCCATCCTTTATCTGTTGTCTGTACATCCTTAATTTCTAATATTTCGTAACTACCAACAAAAAACATACTGGATGTCTTTTCATCATGTAGACGTTTTCCTGCTTTGGTAAGGTAGTAAATAGTATCATTTTTTTCCATAATACCCATTTTGATTAAAGCATCAAACATTTTTTTATTTTTCTTGATGCTAAAAATACTGTCTTTCACAGAAGCGGGAAATTTTTTAAAAATATCACTACTTACAAATGCCTTTTTTTGGAGTTCATCTTTTAATATAATAGTAAGATCTTTTTTATCAGGAGCTTTTGAGCAGCTGGATAAAGTTAGAACAGACAGAATAATAGTAAATATAAGTATGGTTAATTTTTTCATTTTTTTTAATTTAAATTTTCAGTAATTATTTTACCGTCTAAGACATCATGAGCCCGTTCCAGATCAATTTCTTTTTCCCACTTGGCAACTACAATAGTGGCAGCGGAGTTTCCAATTAGATTAGTGATAGCTCTGGCTTCACTCATAAATCGGTCAATTCCAAAAATAAGAGCAACAGCCTCAACAGGAACATGGCCTACTACCGGAAGGGTTGCAGCTAATGTAATAAAGCCTCCTCCGGTAACAGCAGCAGCACCTTTAGATGTTAACAACAGGACAAGTAACAAGGTAATTTCCTGTTCTATGCCTAAATGCATATCCAGAGCCTGAGAAATAAATACAGCTGCCATAGTCAAATAAATACAGGTTCCATCAAGATTAAAAGAATATCCGGTAGGGATTACTAAGCCAACAACTGATTTGGAACATCCCATATTTTCAAGCTTTTTCATAACCCCGGGCAGGGCAGATTCAGAAGAAGAAGTACCTAATACTATTAATAATTCTTCTTTGATATATTTTAAAAGTTTAAATATGCTGAATTTATTATAATATAAGACTCCGCCGATAACTAAAAATATAAAAATTATACAGGTTGCATAAAAGCTGACCATTAGCATGCCGAGATTCACCAGAGAACTTAATCCATATCTGCCAATAGTATATCCCATAGCTCCCATGGCACCTAAAGGAGCTAAATACATTATGATTTTAATAATAGTAAATAATCCATCAAGAAAAGACTGCATAACATTCAAAACGGGCTGAGATGCCTTAGGACCAATTTTAGTAAGGGCAATTCCAAATAATACAGCAAATACCAAAACCTGTAACAGATTATTGGAGGCTATGGAAGCGATAACATTTTCCGGTATCATGTCGAGCAAAAAATTAATGGTACTATTATCTTCACTTTTACTTTGCTCAATGTATTTACCAACGGAAGAAGAGTCAAGTGAGGCAGCATTTACATGCATTCCGTCTCCGGGCTTAAGAATGTTTACAAAAACAAGACCTATAATTAGGGCTATAGTGGTTAATACTTCAAAGTAAATAATAGCAGTAGCACCAACTTTGCCCACTTTCTTGATATCTTCCATTCCTGCAATACCTAAAACTATAGTACAGAAAATTAAAGGACCGACTACCATTTTAATTAGTTTGATAAATCCTTGTGCTAAAGGATTTAATTTTTCAGCAAGTCCAGGTATATGGGCATTTACATCGTTAATAGGATCAATCTGAACAGTATAGCTGGGATAATAATACCCTAATACTATACCAATGATAATAGCAACGATTACCTGGACATAGAGGCTTTTAAATATTTTCATTCCTGTGTTATTTTATTTCGTTGGAATGTATAAATTTTTAGGATACTTTAATTAAAATTTATTACATTTTAATTAAAAAAAACTTCATTGTTTTTTAAATTATTGATTTATAGTTTATTATTTATAGCTATGATTAGGCTATGAAAGAATATTTTTTGTTATTAGCTATAAAAATGCAATCAATTTTCAACCATATTACCATTAAAATAAGTAAGCTAAAGTAGAATAAAGGTCAAAAATGAAAAAAATAATGTAAATTTATAAGTTGATAAAATCATTTAATAATTTTGATTATAAATAATTAACCATGAAACTTACTATATTGGGATTTAATTCAGCAATTCCGACTGTTCGTTCGCATCCCACATCGCAATTATTAGTTACCCGTAACCGACATTTTTTAATTGATTGTGGAGAAGGAACTCAGGTCCAGTTAAGGAAAGCTCAAGCTAAGTTTTCAAAAATAGACCATATTTTCATATCCCATCTTCATGGAGATCATGTATTTGGACTCATAGGACTTATTTCATCTTTTAATTTACTTGGAAGAAAAAAAGCGATGAATATTTATGGTCCTAAAGGAATTAAAGAATTAATTGAAACGCAGTTAAGATTAACCGAAAGCCATAAGAGCTATTCTTTAAATTTTATAGAATTAACTTCAACACAAAGTGAATTGATATATGAGGATGAGAAGGTCATGATTTATACCATACCTTTATATCACAGAATTTATACTAATGGATTCTTATTCAAAGAAAAAACTCGTTTGAGAAGACTTAACATGGAAGTTATAGAACAGTATCCGGAAATTCAAATTTGTGATTATCAAAACCTGAAGATGGGTAAAGATTTTGTTTCTGAAGAAGGAAAAGTAATTAAAAACGAAAATTTGACATTACCTCCAAAGCATTCGTACAGTTATGCTTATTGTTCAGATACTATGTTTAATATGAACGTTGTTCCAATAATTGAAGGAACAGATGTTCTGTATCATGAATCTACTTTTTTAGGAGATTTGGAAGATTTAGCATATAAAACTGGTCATAGCACCTCTTTACAGGCGGCGACAATAGCTAAAAATGCTCATGTTAAAAATTTGATTTTAGGTCATTTCTCAAACAGGTATACTGAACTTTCCGTTTTTAGAGATGAAGCTTGCTCTGTTTTTCCAAATACATGGTTGCCTGAAGAACTGAAAACATTTGATTTTAAAGATATATGTAACATATTAGAATAATGCAAAAAAGTTTATTGTAGATAGTATATAAATAAAAATTCAGGAATATAAATTTTATATCTCCCTGAATTTTTATTAGTTATATGTGTATAATCAAAATTATGATGTTTTAGTTGGAATTTGATTTTTTAGTTTTGTATTTCCTGTATAAAAAATAACCGGACAGAAGTAGAAGCCATAAAGGCCATAAACTGCATAAAAATGTCACCATTTTTTCAAACATGTAACTACCCCTGAGAAAAGAGGTTTTTAATTGATATCCGAAGTTTGAATCTGAATTAGTCTTATAATTTTTAGTGTTTGGGATAAGAGTATTTTTTATACTTTCTTTTTCTTGCAAAGTTATAGTTACTGTAGCAAATTTTATTTTGTTATTTAATAATTCTTTTTTAATGTCTTGATACTTTGATGCTTTGTTAGAAGTTGTTTTATTGTTAGTTAAATCGTTTATGCTAGAGACAGAATCTATGTTTTGATCATTTAATAACTTATTATTAATCGAAACATCAAATATCTCGAGATTACGGGAGGTTATAAAACCAATTTCTTGATTTAAAGTGAGAAGAAAAGAGTTCAGATTCTTTTGAGGTACTCTTATTTCCATATAACTTACTACAGAATATACTTTGGTTTCTCGGGCACTATCTTTTGATATTGGAGTTATACTTTCAGAAATAATATCTGATTTTAGCTCACTTTTACCCATATACCCCTCTAGTGCAATTACATTTTTTTCGATAGCTAATGTTGATTTTAAAGCATCTTTTACTTCAATTATTATATTGGATTCGTGAATAAATTTTTTATTCGGATCTTTTACGCCTGTAGTTGAAGAGATGCTATCAAATGCTATAATCTCATTTTCGACAATTCGTTCTTTCTTCTCTTGTTTACTACATCGTATAAATAGGATAGAACTCAATAAGATTACTACTAAAAAAGAAATTGTTTTCATAATGTTTACTTTTTATTTATGCCAAAGATAAAGGAGACGTAGTGGTAAATATTTTTCAAATAAGGATAAAATAGTTGTAGTTTTATTTACAAAATACAGTTACTGAAAATCAGTAATTTAAAACTCTTTTGTAAAATAAAAAGTTGGAAATCTATATATTTTTTAGCATAAAGAATACAATTTTTGAATTTTTACAAAATTAAATGTAAAAATATTAAGATAAAATATTTAAAAATAATAAACATTTAATTTTATCTTTGAACATTAATTTTAATTCTAATTAATAAATGAAAAAAATTCTAGAAAAAGTAATAACAATTTGTATTTTAATTCTCATTTTTTCAATGTGTCGTACATGTGCAATAAGTTATATTGAGGGAGGTGATAATGAGGCAATAGCCAATTATGAAAAATTACTTAGGGACAATTCTATAGTTTCTGCAGAATATTACCCCGAATACAAAGAAACGACGATCAAAATAATGAAAATTCCGACTAAAGTGTATGATTTTAATTACTTTTTCACGGTAAATAATACCAAATATGAAGGGAAAAGGACTTTATATCAGCTTCCTGAATCTCTTCATTTAAAAGTTTATTATTTAAAAACAGACCCAAAATTTAATACAGCAACACCTGAAGAAGATTTGAAAGCAGAAAAAGAAAAAAACTCATCAAATAAAGATTTATATTGGGCTATCGGCTGGGGTATTTTTGGAATGCTAACATTAATCGGCGTGATAAGAGAAATTGCAAAAGAACTTAAAGACAGAAAATTAAAGAATATTTCATAGAATTATAAAAGAAAATACTATTAACTTATTCATCAGTTCTGAGTATAGAATTGTATAAAAAATAAAATTTTATTATAAGCTATAACAAAGTCATCAAATTTTTGATGACTTTGTTTGAGTATAAATATGTCAGCTGATTTTTGATTTTACTTGGTAAAAACATGTTTGACAAAATCAAGAGCCCCTTTGGCATCTTTATCCAAAGAATTTTCACTTACATCATCAACAAGATTTCTCCATACTTTAATTTCTGAACCAATAGTGCCGCCCGGCATTACGAAAGGTTCCATGACTACAGAGCCGCTAAAATCAATGTCCCTTAGTGCACTGCCGATTTCATACCAGGGCAGACTTCCTTTTCCTGGAACTTTTCGGTTTTGTTCACCGATATGTAAATGAGATAATTTATTTCCAGCCATACGTATGGCATCACCAATGTTGTCCTCTTCAATATTCATATGGAATGTATCCAGCATAATTTTTACATTGGGACTATTTACCTGCTCTACAAATTCCAAAGCCTCTGCACAAGTATTAAGAAGATAGCCTTCAAAACGATTTAGAACTTCCATGCCTAAAATTACATTATTATCGGCGGCAATAGATGCAATTTCTTTGACTTCTGAAACCGATCTTTTCCAGTCCCCGGGCTTATCAATAGGGTTTGAATAATCTACCGGCCAATATGAATATAAACCTCCACCTAAGTGCTTTACATCTAATTTATTGAGTTTAATTAATGTGTTTTTGAAAAACTCTTTTGCATTTGCAACTATGGAAGGATTTGAAGAACTAAGGTTTTGTTCTTTTGTAGGGCCGTATCCGGCTGTTAAAATAATTCCTTTGTCTTTTGCATAATCTCTTAACTCGTAAAGTTCATTATCAGTGGTATATTGACTACCAAAAGCCGCGCAGGATATTTCCAGTACGTCAAATCCCATAGCTGAAACTTTATCTATATAATATTTATAATCTGCTTTCCATTCTTTAGTCCAGTACGCAAAATAGATACCGTAAGTCATTGAGTTTGTTTTCATGATTTTAATTTTTTAAGTTTTAATATCTAAGTTTAGAAATTCAATTTTTAATTCACTGCTTTTTTTTCTTCGGACGTTTCTTTTTCCATGGCTTTAAAATACCATAGGAATAAAAAGGAATATAGAATTAAAGCTCCTGCAATCATAATAAGTGATAAATATGTAGGTTGTGCAGCCGTTCGACCTATCCATAGAGCTATTAATTTTTCAATAGGGATAGCTTCAATAGAAGTGAATAAAGAATTATCTGGCAGTCCGGATGGATAGGTTCCTAAAGAGAGAGAGGTCTGTGTAGTGAATTCAGCAATTTCTGTAGCGGCCCATAAATACAAAGGAATAGAAATTATACCAATCAGAGTCATTCTAATAATTTTCCCTTGTGTAATAAGTAATAAAGATGGAACCAGGCAGGTCATAATGATTCCCCCCAGAGGTAGTGTCTGGTTACCTCGCAAAAATAAAGCAATAACAATTAAAAAAGGAGCTAAAATATTAGCTGTGGCCCATATTTCAGCACGGGTTCCTACAATGGCCCAATCAATACCAATATATAATTTTCTTCCTCCGAACTTTTGTGTCATTGTACGGGTAACACCTTGCGAAAGAGGCTCAATAGCAGGTCCGAACCAGCTGCCTACAATACCGAATAATTCTATGCAAACCCCGCCGATAAAAGACAAAGCTAACATTTCTTGTAAAGAAGAGTTACTAAGTAAGCCAACGAAGATACCAAGATAAGTACCTATAGCAAATTTACTTCCCCAAAAACCTATCTTTTGATTTAGAGTATCTGCATTAAAATCAAGTTTATCAATAGATGGTAAAAGTCTATCAATTATTTTGTTAAAGATTAAAACGATAGGGTTAAATAAAAATGCCGGATGAGCAGTAGTAGTGATGTTTTTGGAATCGTAATTCAATACTGAATTGAGTCTAGGCTTCATAACATCGGCATTTTTTAGCATGAGTACATAAATGAACGCAACAAATAGTATAGAAATAAAAATATAACCCGAATAAAAGTCAATAATAAGTCCCAAAATGGATAAATGCCAGATATTAAATAAATCAACATTCAATGTATTGGTTTTTTTTAATAGAATCATGACCAAATTAACAATCAGGCAGACAAAAACAAATAACAATGTATATACTGAACTCCAGGTAATAAGTGCTAAAACAGCCCACCCTAAATCATTGATAACAAGGCTGGAACCTGTTCGTTCCACAAACAAATTTAAAGCAGGGCCAAATTGACTGGTTAAAAGTGATATAATAGCTCCCATACCCGTCAAAGCAATAGCCATTCTTAAGCCCCCTTCTAAAGATTTTGATAAATTTACTTTCATCACTAAAGACAGAAGAGTAATAATAAAAAACATCATGGCAGATGCACCAAGTCCTATAAAAAAAACAAAACTCCGGTTTATATAATCAATAAAAAGTTCCATAGATATAAAGGTTTTAAATTTTATTTATGTAAAAAATAATTTTTCACTAATCCGTATCTGAATATGAGACTTATTGGTCAAAAGCAGTTATTAGTCATATTTGGAATTTTCAGAAAGAGTACTCATAAATTCATAATCACTAATTTTTATTATACCTGATTTTATACCTGCATGTATAGCAGCACCAACCGCTGCCTCTTCATTATAGGACGTGAGGTGCAAAGGATATTCAAATACAGTTTCAATAATTTTACAATACAGTTCATTTTTTTTAAGGCCGTTACCACTCCCACATATATAGTTTATTTCATTTTTAAATTCAGGAAAAAATCCTGTTTTATAATATAAAGCCATACCTTCCAAAAAACCATAAATTAAATGTGGAGCATCAAAATTGTTAGAACGTAAATTTGAAATAGAGGCTCCTATATCTGGATTTTTACGTTGACCTTCTAAAAAAGGAGATACTTGTACCGGACAAGATGAATTAATAACAGATGTTCCAGCCTTCATCATGTTGTTCCAGATAGATAAATCATCAAAATTTTCAATACCCAATAAAGTATAGCCAACATTTTTAAAAAAATTGAAAAGAGATTTATAAACGTTTCCACCATTCACAAAACTTGTGGCTAGCAGATAAAATTTTTCACTGTAAGGTCTTAGCTGGGTTTCCAGGCCATCAATATATTTTTTATAAAGTACATGATCTTTTTTTTCTACTAAAAATGAAAGTTGGGCACCGGTTCCCACATTCAGCAGAACTGTTTTATTCTTATCGATTATGCTGCCAGAAAAACTGGCTTGATTATCTCCTATCGGACAAACTACCGGAGCTGAATTCATATATCCAATAATTGATTCGGTTTCTTCTATAATTGGAAAACTTAAATTTTCTAAACCTGCTTTTTCAATTAATATCTTATTCCATTCGTTTGTTTCAATATTAAATAAACCAATACTATGAGCCATACTAGGTGACATTCGTACACTCTTTTTATTGCCGGTTAATTTTTTAGCGAAATAATCCGGAAGCGTGCAAAAACTTTCAATATCAACACGGTGTTCATATTTTAGCCATTTAAATAAGGTAACTATTCCATATCCGCAAACTAAAGTATTATCACCGGTAAGAAATCGTATTCTCTCAAGTATATTTTGATTATTTACTGTAAGTTTTTCACAAGACTTATCTTGCCAGGTGACCAAATTTGTAACAGCATTACCATTACTATCCAGTCCGATTATACCGTGCATTTGTCCGGTAAAGCCAAAAGCAACAATTTTATATTCAGGTTTGGATTGTATGATATTAATAACTTTATCAAACCAAAAAGCAATTTTTTCAAGTGATTGTTCTTTAATTGAAGAATCTTCATACTTAATATATGCATCTGTATTGTAGTTATATACTTTTTCAATTTTAACAGAAACTACATTAAGAAGAACAATAGAGAGAGAAGTTGTTCCAAAATCTATACCTAAGATACATTCTTTTTGATTCATGAGATAAGGTATTTTATTTAAATTGATGTTTACATGATCCTCTTGTATTTTTACATAATAAAGATGTATGTAAATCAAATGTAATATTATTTTTATCTTAAATCAATATTTTTCTCTATATATTTTTTATTTATTACTCTATATGAATATTTTTATTCTTTAATGATAAAAAATAAAATATTTTTCGGTTAATATAATAATGTATTTGTATATTAATAGGTTTAAATTATTGTTTACCGGATAGCAATATCTTTTATATCTTCAGATGCAAAGTGTAGGTTGTTTAAGAAATCTAAATAAAAATTATGGTGTTATGGTATCTTTTTTAATAAATATACTCGAATTTCGTATGATCAATTCTCCGGATAAAGAAACAGTAACAGGAGGGCAATTTTTATTTTTCAATCGTCTCATCATTAGTTCAATACTGACGTTAGCTATATCTTCACTGGGTTGAGAGTAAGTAGTCAAAGGATATTTAAGCTGACTGGAATATTTCATATCATCAAATCCGCAAATTACAAGATCTTTAGTGATAACTAAATGTAATTGTTCAAGACTAGACATTAGCGCGGCAGCAGTAACATCGTTTGCGCAGATTACTCCTGTTTTTCCATTTGTAATTTTAATTTGTTCAATAATTTTTAAATCAAAAGGATTTGCACAAAGAATCTGCTCTTCGCAAAAAAATATTTTATGATCAGATAAAGCTTTTTGAACACCGGCAATTCTTAGTTTAACAGAGGTTGCAGAATGAGGAAGGTGAAAGAAGTACACATTTTCACAGCCGGAATCAATAAGATGCTGTGCCATTAAATATCCGGCTTCAAAATTATTTAAACCGACTAAATCAAAGTCATTTTTTTGTGAATAGCTATGAATACTTCGGTCAATAAGGACAAGAGGAATATTTGCTTTTTGTATATCTTTACATATAAGCTGGTTGATTAACACAGCATCAGCTGTGCGTTCTAAAGGAGCAAAAAAAATACCATCTACTTTCTTATTTATGTAAAGTTCGCAACAAGTGAAAATATGTTTTTTTCTAGTATCAGCACTGCTGGCAGTTGCTCCTTCCCAAAGTAAATTAAATTCTCCTTTTTCAGATACCCGTAACAGCTGATCATTAATGGCTGAAAAAATTTCGGATTCGCCGCTACCTGGTAATAATAATCCGAAAGAGTATATTTTTTTAGATTCGTATAAAACCGTGCTGCCAATACCTTTCTTTTTCTCAATGTAACCTTCTTTTTGTAGCCTGTTATATGCTTTAGCAATGGTGGGTCTGGATACTGAAAAATTTAATGCCAGAGTCGTTTCTGTAGGTAATAAGGAATCTTTCGAAAAGATGCCGTTTAAAATTCTTTCCTTTATATATGAATATATTTCGGCAGATGTATGTTTATTATGCATATAAAAAACAAGTTTAATCTATGGTTAGATATATTGTGTTTTATTAATGTAGTTACATTTTTAAATATATGTAATATAAATGTAATAAATTAATTTAATGTTATTTTAATTTTTCCTAAAATATTTAACAGTGAAAATGTAATCTATAATGTAAATACTATGTAAACTTTATAAACCATATAAAAAAAATCCTTTCAGTTACCTGTTAGAGAATTGTGCTGATTGCGGTTTAAGTAACCAGTATTTTATCCAATATTATAGTGTAAAAAGAAAATAAACAAAAATATATTTATTTCTTTTATTTTCTATTGTTGAATATAAAATATGTACTTTTGTAAAAAACAATAATTTTCAACATGTTACCGAATCAACGAAGAGATAAAATTCTTGAACTTATACAGGAAGATGGGCAAGCCAAGGTACAGGATCTAAGTCGTATTTTTAAAGTTACTGAAGTTACTATACGTCAGGATTTAGACAGATTGGAAAAAGAAGGATTCATAATAAAAGAGCACGGAGGAGCCGTGTTAAAAGATATAAGTGTTCATGTCAAAAATTTTGCACTTCAAAATCAGCATAAAAAAGTTGCAGAAAAAATGGCCATTGCTAAAACAGCTCAATCGTTTATTAAAAATGGAGACACAATCATTCTTGATTCAGGTTCCACAACTTCCGAAATAGCAAAGTTACTAGTTAATTATAATGACTTAACGGTTATTACCAATGCATTAAACATTGCGCTGATTCTGGGTGTAAACCCTAATATATCATTAGTGGTGACCGGAGGAGAATTTAAAGCGCCTACACTATCTTTAACAGGACAAAAGGCAGCAGATTTTTTTAGTAACCTCAATGTAGACAAGCTGTTTCTGGCCACAGCAGGAATAACTCTTAAATCAGGTATTACCTATCCAAGCATTAATGATATTTGTGTCAAAAGAGCCATGATAGAATCAGCTAATGAGGTTTTTTTAGTCGCAGACTCATCAAAAATAGGATTAAGTTCTTTTGCGAGTCTTGGAGCTTTGTCGTTAATAGATTTGCTTATAACAGACTCTAACATATCAGCAGATCATGTAAAATTCCTTGAGGAATATGAGATCAAATACACATTAGCAGAGCTTTCTGAGGCTATATAAAAGATATTAAAAGATATATAAATTAAAAAAAGAACCAAAATATTATTTTGGTTCTTTTTTTTTTTTTTTTTTTGAAATATTTTGTTTTAAAGTTTTTAATGTCTTTACTAATTGATTTAATATTTTTTTTGAATTAAAATTATGATTTTTAATACTTTATATTTATTTATTCTCTAAATTATTATCTATTAAGTGGTCGATTCTGAAAAAGTATTTTTTTTAATAAGACAAATATCATTTATTTTTTATTTCGATTTATTTGTTTTTATCTTTTTATTTTTTACTTTTACAATCATAAACAAAAACTATAATAAGTAAAAAGAAAAATCATACCCGGCTTAAAAAACTATGGATTTGTTCAAAAGCAGGGAATTATAAAGTAGAATTAAACGAATAATAATGATAAAAAACTTACAATTAAAATCAGAACAAGTACGGCTAAGGCTTTTAAATGTAATATATAAAGCTAAGGCGGGGCACATTGGCGGAGGGCTTTCTTCGGCAAATATACTCACAGCATTGTATTTTCACGTATTAAATGTGGACTCCAGAGAACCAAAGAAAAAAGATCGGGATCGATTTATTATGAGTAAAGGCCATAGTGTAGAAATTCTTTATTCAGTATTGGAAGCTGCCGGATTTATATCAAAAGAAACTCTTGATAGTTATGGAGATTATGCTTCTGCATTAGCGGGACATCCGACCATTAAGATTCCAGGAGTAGAAGTCAGCAGTGGAGCGTTAGGGCATGGATTGTCTGTTGGAGTTGGTATGGCTATTTCAGCCA contains these protein-coding regions:
- a CDS encoding D-psicose 3-epimerase; its protein translation is MKTNSMTYGIYFAYWTKEWKADYKYYIDKVSAMGFDVLEISCAAFGSQYTTDNELYELRDYAKDKGIILTAGYGPTKEQNLSSSNPSIVANAKEFFKNTLIKLNKLDVKHLGGGLYSYWPVDYSNPIDKPGDWKRSVSEVKEIASIAADNNVILGMEVLNRFEGYLLNTCAEALEFVEQVNSPNVKIMLDTFHMNIEEDNIGDAIRMAGNKLSHLHIGEQNRKVPGKGSLPWYEIGSALRDIDFSGSVVMEPFVMPGGTIGSEIKVWRNLVDDVSENSLDKDAKGALDFVKHVFTK
- a CDS encoding DeoR/GlpR family DNA-binding transcription regulator, whose amino-acid sequence is MLPNQRRDKILELIQEDGQAKVQDLSRIFKVTEVTIRQDLDRLEKEGFIIKEHGGAVLKDISVHVKNFALQNQHKKVAEKMAIAKTAQSFIKNGDTIILDSGSTTSEIAKLLVNYNDLTVITNALNIALILGVNPNISLVVTGGEFKAPTLSLTGQKAADFFSNLNVDKLFLATAGITLKSGITYPSINDICVKRAMIESANEVFLVADSSKIGLSSFASLGALSLIDLLITDSNISADHVKFLEEYEIKYTLAELSEAI
- the dctA gene encoding C4-dicarboxylate transporter DctA, whose translation is MKIFKSLYVQVIVAIIIGIVLGYYYPSYTVQIDPINDVNAHIPGLAEKLNPLAQGFIKLIKMVVGPLIFCTIVLGIAGMEDIKKVGKVGATAIIYFEVLTTIALIIGLVFVNILKPGDGMHVNAASLDSSSVGKYIEQSKSEDNSTINFLLDMIPENVIASIASNNLLQVLVFAVLFGIALTKIGPKASQPVLNVMQSFLDGLFTIIKIIMYLAPLGAMGAMGYTIGRYGLSSLVNLGMLMVSFYATCIIFIFLVIGGVLYYNKFSIFKLLKYIKEELLIVLGTSSSESALPGVMKKLENMGCSKSVVGLVIPTGYSFNLDGTCIYLTMAAVFISQALDMHLGIEQEITLLLVLLLTSKGAAAVTGGGFITLAATLPVVGHVPVEAVALIFGIDRFMSEARAITNLIGNSAATIVVAKWEKEIDLERAHDVLDGKIITENLN
- a CDS encoding ribonuclease Z, which codes for MKLTILGFNSAIPTVRSHPTSQLLVTRNRHFLIDCGEGTQVQLRKAQAKFSKIDHIFISHLHGDHVFGLIGLISSFNLLGRKKAMNIYGPKGIKELIETQLRLTESHKSYSLNFIELTSTQSELIYEDEKVMIYTIPLYHRIYTNGFLFKEKTRLRRLNMEVIEQYPEIQICDYQNLKMGKDFVSEEGKVIKNENLTLPPKHSYSYAYCSDTMFNMNVVPIIEGTDVLYHESTFLGDLEDLAYKTGHSTSLQAATIAKNAHVKNLILGHFSNRYTELSVFRDEACSVFPNTWLPEELKTFDFKDICNILE
- a CDS encoding DUF4349 domain-containing protein; protein product: MKTISFLVVILLSSILFIRCSKQEKKERIVENEIIAFDSISSTTGVKDPNKKFIHESNIIIEVKDALKSTLAIEKNVIALEGYMGKSELKSDIISESITPISKDSARETKVYSVVSYMEIRVPQKNLNSFLLTLNQEIGFITSRNLEIFDVSINNKLLNDQNIDSVSSINDLTNNKTTSNKASKYQDIKKELLNNKIKFATVTITLQEKESIKNTLIPNTKNYKTNSDSNFGYQLKTSFLRGSYMFEKMVTFLCSLWPLWLLLLSGYFLYRKYKTKKSNSN
- a CDS encoding PTS galactitol transporter subunit IIC encodes the protein MELFIDYINRSFVFFIGLGASAMMFFIITLLSLVMKVNLSKSLEGGLRMAIALTGMGAIISLLTSQFGPALNLFVERTGSSLVINDLGWAVLALITWSSVYTLLFVFVCLIVNLVMILLKKTNTLNVDLFNIWHLSILGLIIDFYSGYIFISILFVAFIYVLMLKNADVMKPRLNSVLNYDSKNITTTAHPAFLFNPIVLIFNKIIDRLLPSIDKLDFNADTLNQKIGFWGSKFAIGTYLGIFVGLLSNSSLQEMLALSFIGGVCIELFGIVGSWFGPAIEPLSQGVTRTMTQKFGGRKLYIGIDWAIVGTRAEIWATANILAPFLIVIALFLRGNQTLPLGGIIMTCLVPSLLLITQGKIIRMTLIGIISIPLYLWAATEIAEFTTQTSLSLGTYPSGLPDNSLFTSIEAIPIEKLIALWIGRTAAQPTYLSLIMIAGALILYSFLFLWYFKAMEKETSEEKKAVN
- a CDS encoding GntR family transcriptional regulator, with the translated sequence MHNKHTSAEIYSYIKERILNGIFSKDSLLPTETTLALNFSVSRPTIAKAYNRLQKEGYIEKKKGIGSTVLYESKKIYSFGLLLPGSGESEIFSAINDQLLRVSEKGEFNLLWEGATASSADTRKKHIFTCCELYINKKVDGIFFAPLERTADAVLINQLICKDIQKANIPLVLIDRSIHSYSQKNDFDLVGLNNFEAGYLMAQHLIDSGCENVYFFHLPHSATSVKLRIAGVQKALSDHKIFFCEEQILCANPFDLKIIEQIKITNGKTGVICANDVTAAALMSSLEQLHLVITKDLVICGFDDMKYSSQLKYPLTTYSQPSEDIANVSIELMMRRLKNKNCPPVTVSLSGELIIRNSSIFIKKDTITP
- a CDS encoding sedoheptulokinase; protein product: MNQKECILGIDFGTTSLSIVLLNVVSVKIEKVYNYNTDAYIKYEDSSIKEQSLEKIAFWFDKVINIIQSKPEYKIVAFGFTGQMHGIIGLDSNGNAVTNLVTWQDKSCEKLTVNNQNILERIRFLTGDNTLVCGYGIVTLFKWLKYEHRVDIESFCTLPDYFAKKLTGNKKSVRMSPSMAHSIGLFNIETNEWNKILIEKAGLENLSFPIIEETESIIGYMNSAPVVCPIGDNQASFSGSIIDKNKTVLLNVGTGAQLSFLVEKKDHVLYKKYIDGLETQLRPYSEKFYLLATSFVNGGNVYKSLFNFFKNVGYTLLGIENFDDLSIWNNMMKAGTSVINSSCPVQVSPFLEGQRKNPDIGASISNLRSNNFDAPHLIYGFLEGMALYYKTGFFPEFKNEINYICGSGNGLKKNELYCKIIETVFEYPLHLTSYNEEAAVGAAIHAGIKSGIIKISDYEFMSTLSENSKYD